Proteins from one Desulfonema limicola genomic window:
- the minD gene encoding septum site-determining protein MinD, whose protein sequence is MEGKTIVITSGKGGVGKTTATASIGAALALQGKRVAVVDMDIGLRNLDVVMGLENRIVFNIVDAVKGKCKLKQAAIKDRRIENLFLIPASQSDNKNALTPEDMIEFSKELRREFDFVLIDCPAGIEQGFENSVAAADEAIVICTPEVSSVRDADRVIGLLYSRSITPKLVVNRIIPQMVENGDMLSHTDMVDVLSIELIGLVEMDDHVVISTNTGIPLIMQKDSKAGGAFRRIAMRINGRVDLPIQIPQTQGGFFKKIRHKLGLSR, encoded by the coding sequence TTGGAAGGTAAAACAATTGTTATCACTTCAGGCAAAGGCGGAGTAGGCAAAACAACAGCAACAGCTTCTATTGGTGCTGCCCTTGCTTTACAAGGTAAAAGGGTTGCAGTTGTGGACATGGATATCGGCTTGAGAAATCTTGATGTGGTAATGGGCCTGGAAAACCGAATTGTATTTAATATTGTTGATGCTGTTAAAGGTAAATGCAAATTAAAACAGGCCGCTATTAAAGACAGGCGGATAGAAAATCTTTTTTTGATTCCTGCATCCCAAAGCGATAATAAAAACGCCCTGACCCCGGAAGATATGATAGAATTCAGCAAAGAACTTCGCAGGGAATTTGATTTTGTCCTGATTGACTGCCCGGCAGGAATAGAACAGGGGTTTGAAAATTCCGTGGCAGCCGCAGATGAGGCAATTGTTATCTGTACCCCTGAAGTATCTTCGGTCAGGGATGCAGACCGTGTTATCGGCCTGCTTTATTCCCGTTCCATAACGCCGAAACTTGTGGTAAACCGGATAATTCCCCAGATGGTGGAAAATGGAGATATGCTGAGTCATACTGATATGGTGGATGTATTGTCCATTGAATTAATAGGGCTGGTAGAAATGGATGATCATGTTGTAATATCTACAAATACAGGGATTCCTCTTATTATGCAAAAAGACTCAAAAGCAGGAGGAGCTTTCCGCCGTATTGCCATGCGTATCAATGGCCGGGTTGATCTTCCCATACAGATACCACAGACCCAGGGAGGTTTTTTTAAGAAAATCCGCCACAAACTCGGTCTCAGCAGATAA
- the minC gene encoding septum site-determining protein MinC: MNSSNQEKIPVRLKGKGNTLCVTLNPLESSEYLKAELNRLFKELNDPSKNANVTIDTGSANGHEELVLELAKYLKDNFGVASVSKPVKPQNKRSSINEEQIRKRDMERSWHDYQTDVLVLTGRVRSGQKVTARNHLVIMGDVNPGAEVLAGGDIIILGGLLGTAIAGQPENENSIVLALDFRPTQIQIGSYVAAGLPSSPGKITEFAHVENGNIIVENYLEANPFGRIPWPQAR; this comes from the coding sequence ATGAACAGTTCAAATCAAGAAAAAATACCGGTACGTCTTAAAGGGAAAGGAAACACCCTTTGTGTTACTCTTAACCCTTTGGAATCTTCTGAATATCTGAAAGCAGAACTTAACAGGCTTTTTAAAGAGTTGAACGATCCGTCTAAAAATGCCAATGTAACTATTGATACAGGCAGTGCAAACGGTCATGAAGAACTGGTACTGGAACTGGCAAAATATTTAAAAGATAATTTTGGAGTAGCATCTGTTTCAAAACCTGTTAAGCCCCAAAATAAACGTTCATCTATTAATGAAGAACAGATTAGAAAAAGGGATATGGAGCGCTCATGGCATGATTATCAAACAGATGTACTAGTGCTTACAGGCCGGGTTCGCTCAGGCCAGAAAGTAACAGCCAGAAATCATCTTGTAATAATGGGTGATGTAAATCCAGGAGCTGAAGTTCTGGCAGGAGGTGATATTATAATCCTGGGAGGTCTTCTAGGCACAGCCATTGCCGGACAGCCTGAAAATGAAAACAGCATAGTATTGGCTCTTGATTTTCGTCCCACCCAGATACAAATCGGCAGTTATGTTGCAGCAGGTCTTCCATCTTCGCCAGGAAAAATAACAGAATTTGCGCATGTGGAAAATGGTAATATTATTGTAGAAAACTATCTTGAAGCAAATCCTTTTGGACGCATTCCCTGGCCCCAGGCAAGATGA
- a CDS encoding OmpA family protein, with product MKQTGIKISVLTMLLVSMIFSTSYSEVTPQAFSISVMGGGYSFDDNRVALDLGKTFTLGLGYNFNQSMAAELSASYIHTDADLPGDQDIYVVQPRLDFLYHIMPDNDFVPYIAVGVSGLFFESGGIPMEDTAQVNGGLGAKLYIAQNIALRGDARYYYGFEDSDSDFALTAGIVIEFGGKKKEPERLDSDNDGVFDDEDQCPDTIEGVRVDSVGCQIKSDPYAVMEKTSDAAQALEESDKEIVVEKKKPEMIEVIVYFDYKNTAVKPEYRGDLEKLAYLMKEFPEISAVVEAHTDNIGSDQYNLKLSQERAESIRQFMTVNYNIDAGRFELRAMGESQPAAPNNTDEGRAANRRAVTITIME from the coding sequence ATGAAACAAACTGGAATTAAGATCTCTGTTTTAACTATGCTTTTAGTCTCAATGATCTTCAGTACTTCATATTCAGAAGTAACGCCCCAGGCATTTAGTATCAGTGTAATGGGAGGAGGATATTCATTTGACGACAACAGGGTTGCCCTGGATCTTGGGAAAACCTTTACTCTGGGACTTGGATATAATTTTAATCAAAGTATGGCAGCAGAACTTTCAGCAAGTTATATTCATACAGATGCAGATTTGCCTGGAGACCAAGATATTTATGTTGTCCAGCCACGCCTGGATTTTCTTTACCACATAATGCCGGACAATGATTTTGTTCCTTACATAGCAGTTGGTGTAAGCGGACTTTTTTTTGAAAGCGGCGGTATTCCTATGGAAGATACTGCCCAGGTAAACGGAGGCCTGGGAGCTAAACTGTATATTGCCCAAAATATTGCTTTGCGAGGCGATGCCCGTTATTATTATGGTTTTGAAGACTCTGACAGTGATTTTGCCCTCACAGCAGGAATTGTAATTGAGTTTGGCGGTAAAAAGAAAGAGCCTGAACGTCTTGATAGTGATAATGATGGTGTGTTTGATGATGAAGACCAGTGTCCTGACACTATTGAAGGAGTACGTGTTGACAGTGTAGGATGCCAGATAAAAAGCGATCCTTACGCAGTTATGGAAAAAACTTCAGATGCAGCCCAGGCTCTGGAAGAAAGTGATAAGGAAATCGTTGTAGAAAAGAAAAAACCTGAAATGATTGAAGTTATTGTATATTTTGATTATAAAAATACAGCAGTTAAACCTGAATACAGGGGAGATCTTGAAAAGCTGGCATATTTAATGAAAGAATTTCCTGAGATTTCAGCAGTTGTTGAAGCACATACCGACAATATAGGCTCAGATCAATATAATCTTAAATTATCCCAGGAAAGAGCAGAAAGTATCAGGCAGTTTATGACAGTTAATTACAATATTGATGCCGGCAGATTTGAATTAAGAGCTATGGGAGAATCACAGCCTGCTGCCCCTAATAATACTGATGAGGGCAGGGCTGCAAACAGGCGGGCTGTTACTATTACAATTATGGAATAA
- the pgsA gene encoding CDP-diacylglycerol--glycerol-3-phosphate 3-phosphatidyltransferase, with product MTLIQKTGALLKNPNFLTSFRIFSAPVIVILLIFPNRFTTFTAAISFSLAAISDYFDGYFARRWGLVSNFGKVMDPVADKLIVSSSFIMLASLGWIPAWIVCIIIGRELAITGLRSVIAETGEDISASWLGKYKTGFQIAAIIPLLIHFPYFGINFHAIGMFFLWGALVFTIWSGTDYCIKFKNQLQM from the coding sequence ATGACTTTAATACAAAAAACAGGCGCATTATTAAAAAACCCTAATTTTCTGACATCTTTCCGGATTTTTTCAGCACCGGTTATAGTCATTCTTCTTATATTTCCTAACAGATTTACAACCTTTACGGCTGCCATATCATTTAGTCTGGCAGCCATATCAGATTATTTTGATGGTTATTTTGCCAGGAGATGGGGATTGGTATCAAATTTTGGAAAGGTTATGGATCCTGTTGCTGATAAACTGATTGTTTCGTCTTCTTTTATAATGCTGGCTTCTCTGGGATGGATTCCTGCCTGGATTGTTTGTATTATTATTGGAAGGGAGCTTGCAATAACAGGTTTAAGAAGTGTTATTGCAGAAACAGGGGAAGATATTTCAGCATCATGGCTTGGAAAATATAAAACAGGATTTCAAATAGCAGCTATAATTCCTCTGCTTATTCATTTTCCATATTTTGGTATTAATTTCCATGCTATTGGCATGTTTTTTCTTTGGGGTGCCCTGGTTTTTACAATCTGGTCAGGAACCGATTATTGTATTAAATTTAAAAACCAGCTTCAAATGTAA
- the fsa gene encoding fructose-6-phosphate aldolase translates to MKFFIDTANIDEIKEANAMGMADGVTTNPSLIAKEGRDFEEIIQDICKIVDGPISAEVISLDTQGMIKEARQLAGIHKNIVVKIPMTVDGLKAVRTLNEEGIKTNVTLIFSPLQALMAAKAGAAYVSPFVGRLDDLSQDGMILVEQIIDMFENYGIETEVIVASVRNPIHVLESALMGAHIATIPFNVLGKLAGHPMTDKGIKAFMDDWNNRKK, encoded by the coding sequence ATGAAATTTTTTATAGACACAGCTAATATTGATGAGATCAAGGAAGCAAATGCTATGGGAATGGCAGATGGTGTTACTACTAATCCATCCCTTATTGCCAAAGAAGGACGGGATTTTGAAGAAATAATTCAAGATATCTGCAAGATTGTTGACGGACCCATAAGTGCAGAGGTTATTTCACTGGATACTCAGGGAATGATCAAGGAAGCCAGGCAGCTTGCCGGGATTCATAAAAATATAGTAGTAAAGATACCCATGACTGTTGATGGATTAAAAGCAGTAAGAACCCTGAATGAAGAAGGTATAAAAACAAATGTAACCCTTATCTTTTCACCGCTTCAGGCTTTGATGGCAGCAAAAGCGGGCGCAGCATATGTAAGCCCTTTTGTAGGCCGTTTAGACGACCTTTCCCAAGACGGCATGATACTGGTTGAGCAGATTATTGACATGTTTGAAAACTATGGAATAGAAACAGAGGTTATTGTTGCCAGTGTAAGAAATCCCATTCATGTTCTTGAATCAGCGCTTATGGGCGCTCATATTGCAACCATACCTTTTAATGTTCTTGGCAAACTTGCGGGACATCCCATGACAGATAAAGGAATCAAGGCTTTTATGGATGACTGGAATAACAGGAAAAAATAA
- the folK gene encoding 2-amino-4-hydroxy-6-hydroxymethyldihydropteridine diphosphokinase codes for MKTKEHTAFISIGSNIGDKLSYCRNSIKFLEKSGRTLVTAQSRFYRTEPVDYKDQDWFINAVVRIKTSLTPDELLKEINFIETDAGRVRNNLRFGPRTLDMDIIFYDDLIMNSSCLTLPHPRMHQRRFVLQPICDIDPDILHPVLKKDVKFLLKKLDNDEQKIFVYS; via the coding sequence TTGAAAACTAAAGAGCATACAGCATTTATATCAATAGGCTCCAATATTGGAGACAAATTGTCATACTGCCGAAACAGCATTAAGTTTCTGGAAAAATCAGGCAGAACCCTGGTTACTGCTCAGTCTCGGTTCTATAGAACAGAACCAGTTGACTATAAAGATCAGGACTGGTTTATTAATGCTGTTGTCAGGATTAAAACAAGTCTTACCCCTGATGAACTTCTGAAAGAAATCAATTTTATTGAAACAGATGCAGGCCGGGTCAGAAATAATCTAAGGTTTGGGCCGAGAACTCTGGATATGGACATTATTTTTTATGATGATCTGATAATGAACTCTTCCTGCCTGACTCTGCCTCATCCCAGGATGCACCAAAGGCGTTTTGTATTGCAGCCTATTTGTGATATAGACCCTGATATTTTACATCCTGTTTTAAAAAAAGATGTTAAATTTTTACTGAAAAAACTTGATAATGATGAACAGAAGATATTTGTATATTCTTAA
- the dapF gene encoding diaminopimelate epimerase: MEKFFFYKMSGCGNDFIIIDNRNSIVPENNLSEFARKLCFRRMSVGADGLVLIENTSRADFKWQFYNSDGSLAEMCGNAARCAARFAYINKIADSQMSFETQAGIIFAQIMEQENVKIKITDPKDIKDKDIIKVNNSPVEFISLNTGVPHVVIETSDIKAVDLIKMGKDIRFHEKFAPAGTNVNFISRKSDNIISIRTYERGVENETLACGTGCVASALAAAKEYNVPSPIQCLTKSGNYLTIYYSKSRSDNQDTFYNVFLQGDARIIYKGELNKDAWNW, from the coding sequence ATGGAAAAATTTTTCTTTTATAAAATGAGCGGGTGCGGCAATGATTTTATTATCATTGATAACAGGAACTCCATAGTTCCTGAAAATAATCTGTCTGAGTTTGCCAGAAAGCTCTGTTTTAGAAGAATGTCAGTGGGAGCAGACGGGCTTGTATTAATTGAAAATACTTCCAGGGCAGATTTTAAATGGCAGTTTTATAATTCTGATGGAAGCCTGGCTGAAATGTGTGGAAATGCTGCACGCTGCGCAGCCCGTTTTGCCTATATCAACAAGATAGCAGATTCCCAAATGAGTTTTGAAACCCAGGCCGGGATAATTTTTGCCCAGATTATGGAACAGGAGAATGTTAAAATCAAAATAACTGATCCAAAAGATATAAAGGATAAGGATATAATTAAGGTCAATAACAGCCCGGTGGAGTTTATCAGTTTAAATACAGGTGTTCCCCATGTGGTTATTGAAACCAGTGATATTAAAGCCGTAGATCTAATAAAAATGGGAAAAGATATCCGTTTTCATGAAAAATTTGCTCCAGCAGGAACTAATGTAAACTTTATTTCCAGGAAATCAGATAATATTATCAGTATCAGGACTTATGAACGGGGGGTTGAAAATGAAACCCTTGCCTGCGGTACTGGATGTGTTGCATCAGCGCTTGCTGCTGCAAAAGAATACAATGTTCCTTCTCCAATTCAATGCCTTACAAAAAGCGGGAATTACCTGACCATATATTACTCAAAATCCAGGTCAGATAATCAGGATACTTTTTACAATGTTTTTCTTCAAGGAGATGCCAGGATTATTTATAAAGGTGAACTTAATAAAGATGCATGGAACTGGTAA
- the argH gene encoding argininosuccinate lyase — protein sequence MSEKLWDGRFTQSTDKLVEKFTSSIDVDKRLYAYDIEGSIAHCTMLAEVSVITDKERDVLIAGLNQIKTEIEQGQFIYDDSLEDIHMHIESRLFQITGKTAHKLHTARSRNDQVALDIRMYLREETRHIVSALNELRKILVSLAENNITTVLPGYTHLQRAQPVLLSHHLMAYYEMFTRDQQRFEDCLKRINVMPLGSAALAGTTYPIDRHFTAKLLDFPIVSSNSMDSVADRDFAVEFLSSASLCMIHFSRLSEELILWSSSEFSFIEISDAFTTGSSIMPQKKNPDVCEIVRGKTGRVFGDLMALLTLMKSLPMAYNRDMQEDKEPLFDGADTLKMCIEVYIRMLPNIRFKHDVMEQAASKGFLNATDMADYLVNKGLPFRQAHSAAGRTVSYAILNKKEIHELSIKELQSFSELISEDIFSFLTKEQMINRRKSFGGTGLDNVKAAIAKAKELLEL from the coding sequence ATGTCTGAAAAATTGTGGGATGGCAGGTTTACCCAAAGCACTGATAAACTGGTTGAAAAATTTACCTCCTCTATTGATGTTGATAAACGGCTTTATGCTTATGATATTGAGGGAAGTATTGCCCATTGTACCATGCTGGCAGAGGTTTCTGTTATTACAGATAAGGAAAGAGATGTCCTTATTGCCGGATTAAACCAGATTAAAACAGAGATAGAACAGGGGCAGTTTATTTATGATGACAGCCTGGAAGATATTCATATGCACATTGAATCAAGGCTTTTTCAAATAACCGGCAAAACTGCCCATAAACTTCATACAGCCCGAAGCCGTAACGACCAGGTGGCACTGGATATACGCATGTATCTTCGTGAAGAAACACGTCATATTGTCAGTGCATTAAATGAATTAAGAAAAATCCTGGTCAGCCTGGCAGAAAACAATATCACCACTGTACTGCCTGGTTATACTCATTTACAGCGCGCCCAGCCTGTTTTGCTTTCCCACCATTTAATGGCATATTATGAAATGTTTACAAGGGATCAGCAGAGATTTGAAGACTGTTTAAAGCGCATTAATGTTATGCCTTTAGGAAGTGCAGCACTTGCAGGAACCACATATCCCATAGACCGGCATTTTACTGCAAAACTGCTTGATTTCCCGATTGTTTCATCAAACAGTATGGATAGTGTTGCTGACCGTGATTTTGCAGTTGAATTTTTATCATCAGCCAGTTTGTGCATGATTCATTTCAGCCGTTTATCTGAAGAGCTGATCCTGTGGTCTTCATCAGAATTTTCTTTTATAGAAATATCAGATGCCTTTACCACAGGCAGCAGTATCATGCCCCAGAAAAAAAATCCTGATGTATGTGAAATTGTACGCGGGAAAACAGGCAGGGTTTTTGGAGACCTTATGGCACTTTTAACCCTGATGAAATCTTTGCCGATGGCCTATAACAGGGATATGCAGGAAGACAAGGAACCTCTTTTTGACGGGGCAGATACCTTGAAAATGTGTATTGAGGTTTATATCCGTATGCTTCCCAATATCAGATTCAAACACGATGTTATGGAACAGGCAGCATCTAAAGGATTTCTTAATGCCACAGATATGGCCGATTATCTGGTAAACAAGGGGCTGCCCTTCAGGCAGGCCCACAGTGCTGCAGGCAGAACTGTAAGTTATGCAATCTTAAATAAAAAAGAGATTCATGAACTTTCCATAAAAGAACTTCAATCCTTTTCAGAACTGATCTCAGAAGATATTTTTTCATTCTTAACAAAAGAACAGATGATAAACCGCAGGAAATCATTTGGCGGAACAGGCTTAGACAATGTTAAAGCAGCCATAGCAAAGGCAAAAGAATTGCTGGAACTTTAG
- a CDS encoding argininosuccinate synthase, whose protein sequence is MSEKINKVVLAYSGGLDTSVILRWLIETYDCEVIAFSADLGQEEELDTVEEKALKTGASKVYIDDLKEEFIKDFVFPAFRANAIYESQYLLGTSIARPLIAKRQIEIANIEEADSVSHGATGKGNDQVRFELGYYALKPDIKIIAPWRIWNLTSRTALMAFAESHGIPVPSTPKNPYSTDRNMLHISYEGGILEDPWKTPPEDIYILTVSPQNAPDQAEEIEMTFEKGNPVAVNNKTMSPATLFKELNRLGGKHGIGRADIVENRFVGMKSRGIYETPGGTILRTAHIALESITMDREVMHLRDSLIPRYAEMIYNGFWFSPERELMQTMIDKTQENVSGLVRLKLYKGSCQVLGRKADYSLYSEDFATFEDDRVYRQGDADGFIRLNALRLRIREINKH, encoded by the coding sequence GTGTCAGAAAAAATTAATAAAGTCGTTCTTGCATATTCAGGAGGACTGGATACATCGGTTATTTTAAGATGGCTTATTGAGACCTATGATTGTGAAGTCATAGCATTTTCAGCAGACCTGGGGCAGGAAGAAGAACTGGATACAGTTGAGGAAAAGGCTCTAAAAACAGGTGCTTCAAAAGTATATATAGATGATCTTAAAGAAGAGTTTATCAAAGATTTTGTATTTCCTGCTTTCAGGGCTAATGCAATTTATGAAAGCCAGTATCTTTTAGGTACATCTATTGCTCGTCCCCTGATTGCAAAACGACAGATTGAGATTGCAAATATTGAAGAAGCAGATTCAGTAAGCCATGGTGCAACAGGTAAAGGCAATGACCAGGTGCGTTTTGAACTGGGCTATTATGCTTTAAAGCCTGATATTAAGATAATTGCTCCCTGGCGCATATGGAATCTTACCTCAAGAACTGCTTTAATGGCATTTGCTGAAAGTCATGGAATCCCGGTTCCTTCAACACCGAAAAATCCATACAGTACAGACAGGAATATGCTGCATATAAGCTATGAAGGCGGAATACTGGAAGATCCCTGGAAAACACCGCCAGAAGATATTTATATTCTGACTGTATCGCCTCAAAATGCACCTGACCAGGCTGAAGAGATTGAAATGACTTTTGAAAAAGGAAATCCAGTTGCAGTAAACAATAAAACTATGTCGCCTGCCACATTATTTAAAGAATTAAACAGGCTGGGAGGCAAGCATGGAATCGGCCGTGCTGATATTGTTGAAAACCGGTTTGTAGGCATGAAATCCAGAGGTATATATGAAACACCTGGAGGAACTATTTTGAGAACAGCTCATATTGCTCTGGAATCTATTACTATGGACAGGGAAGTCATGCATCTCAGGGATTCACTTATACCAAGATATGCAGAAATGATTTATAATGGATTCTGGTTTTCTCCTGAACGGGAATTAATGCAGACCATGATAGATAAAACCCAGGAAAATGTCTCAGGTCTTGTACGCTTGAAACTTTATAAAGGCAGCTGCCAGGTTTTAGGAAGAAAAGCTGATTATTCCCTGTATAGTGAAGATTTCGCAACCTTTGAAGATGACAGGGTTTACCGGCAGGGAGATGCTGATGGTTTTATCCGTCTTAATGCACTCAGGCTGAGAATTCGTGAGATCAATAAGCATTAA
- the mgtE gene encoding magnesium transporter: protein MNQDRHKILTESIKRLLRRNAIPHLSKIMNKTHAADLSRIFQSLSLSHQHKLFDLIKDIEKKGILFSEMDEDTFLYFIADMKIEDIVAILEYMPSDDVADIIERLPEDKADLILKTMKKKESEEVEDLLRYGDDTAGRIMVPDFIALREDHTAQQAIESLQKEYVDVEMPFYLYVVDEYGKLTGVSSLRQLVVVSPDTPLKEFMSTAVFSVRTDTDQEEVAKLVARYDILAVPVVDHMNKLVGIVTVDDVIDIIREEATEDILKMVGAGQEFVETKSVFKSTKIRFPWLFASCLGGIIAFFIIGHFEKSLSKVTYLAAFIPVIMGMGGNIGTQSSTIVVRGLSTGLLHVRDIWSVVFKELSIGMLLGLIYGSLIGIVAQLQYNLPAFAVSVSIAVITSMSVAALVGSMVPMIFGRLNIDPAVASGPFVTTFIDIIAVFCYFQIATLLLEL, encoded by the coding sequence ATGAATCAAGACCGACACAAGATACTTACTGAAAGCATTAAACGCCTTTTAAGAAGAAACGCAATCCCCCATCTCAGCAAAATAATGAACAAGACCCATGCTGCTGACCTGTCCAGGATTTTCCAGTCCCTGTCCCTTTCCCATCAGCACAAGCTCTTTGATTTGATAAAAGATATTGAAAAAAAAGGGATTCTTTTCAGTGAAATGGATGAAGATACCTTTCTCTATTTTATTGCGGATATGAAGATAGAAGATATTGTTGCTATTTTAGAATATATGCCCAGTGATGATGTTGCAGATATTATTGAAAGACTTCCTGAGGATAAGGCTGATTTAATTCTAAAAACAATGAAAAAAAAGGAATCCGAGGAAGTTGAAGACCTCCTGCGTTACGGTGATGATACTGCCGGCAGGATCATGGTTCCTGATTTTATTGCTCTTAGAGAAGATCATACAGCACAACAGGCCATAGAATCCCTGCAAAAAGAATATGTGGATGTTGAAATGCCTTTTTATCTCTATGTAGTGGATGAATACGGCAAACTCACAGGGGTAAGTTCTCTAAGACAGCTTGTTGTTGTTTCTCCTGACACACCCCTTAAAGAATTTATGTCAACAGCAGTATTTTCCGTGCGAACTGATACAGACCAGGAAGAGGTGGCAAAACTGGTTGCCCGTTATGATATTCTTGCAGTCCCGGTTGTTGACCATATGAACAAACTGGTCGGAATTGTAACTGTTGACGATGTTATTGATATTATCAGGGAAGAAGCAACAGAAGATATTTTAAAAATGGTAGGTGCAGGCCAGGAATTTGTTGAAACAAAATCTGTGTTTAAAAGTACAAAAATACGATTTCCCTGGCTTTTTGCCAGTTGTCTTGGGGGAATTATTGCTTTTTTTATTATCGGCCATTTTGAAAAAAGTCTGAGTAAAGTTACATATCTTGCAGCATTTATTCCTGTTATTATGGGTATGGGCGGCAATATTGGAACCCAGTCTTCCACTATTGTTGTGCGGGGTCTTTCAACCGGCCTGCTTCATGTAAGGGATATATGGTCAGTAGTTTTTAAGGAATTATCAATCGGCATGCTTTTGGGCCTTATATACGGCTCCCTCATTGGAATTGTAGCTCAACTTCAATATAATCTTCCTGCCTTTGCCGTTTCTGTCAGCATTGCTGTTATAACCTCCATGTCAGTTGCCGCTTTGGTGGGATCAATGGTTCCCATGATATTTGGAAGGCTGAATATAGATCCGGCTGTGGCTTCAGGCCCTTTTGTTACCACCTTTATAGATATTATTGCAGTATTTTGCTACTTCCAGATTGCAACACTGCTTCTTGAATTATAA